A stretch of Chaetodon auriga isolate fChaAug3 chromosome 21, fChaAug3.hap1, whole genome shotgun sequence DNA encodes these proteins:
- the dtx3la gene encoding E3 ubiquitin-protein ligase DTX3L1 — MGSGQSSEKFHCNRYLKRQGPPSLVQQANVGVNGMRALNGCQPEGQMTWVILYRDLPGFPDDNTLQLNYIFPDGIQTEKHPHPGQPYAGLQLCAYLPANREGRRVLKLLDKAFNQELLFSVATKDGKDMVTATFIPLKTQPDGGSTVDGYPDSNYLKTVRKLLRDKGIV, encoded by the exons ATGGGCTCTGGCCAGAGCAGTGAAAAGTTCCACTGTAACCGCTATCTGAAGAGACAGGGTCCTCCGTCACTGGTACAACAAG ctaATGTAGGGGTGAATGGGATGAGAGCACTGAATGGTTGCCAGCCAGAAGGCCAGATGACCTGGGTGATCCTCTACAGAGATCTGCCTGGATTCCCTGATGACAACACCTTGCAACTCAACTACATATTCCCAGATGGAATACAGACG GAGAAACACCCTCATCCTGGCCAGCCCTATGCAGGTCTGCAGCTCTGCGCTTACCTGCCTGCCAACCGTGAGGGCAGGAGAGTTCTCAAGCTGCTGGACAAGGCCTTCAACCAGGAGCTCCTGTTTAGTGTTGCCACCAAAGATGGAAAGGACATGGTCACTGCAACCTTCATCCCCCTTAAAACACAACCAGATGGAGGGAGCACAGT tgaTGGCTACCCAGACTCCAACTATCTGAAGACTGTGAGAAAACTACTGAGAGATAAAGGCATTGTAtaa